In Tachysurus vachellii isolate PV-2020 chromosome 7, HZAU_Pvac_v1, whole genome shotgun sequence, the DNA window AATTCCACACATACATCATCAttacagtttaataaataaaagcaatatattatatttatacaaaatattttttctctatAAATATCAGTTATATccagatataaaaacacacaaacaaaaaaaccatcACAAGCTTTCACTACTTGCTTTGTGCAAATATGTGCTCAGGGTTTTAATTCCAGTGCATCTTCTTAATCCCAAAGTTCAGCATCTTGATTGTTGAGTTTTTCTTTGATATCCTTCACCACCTAGTTCCTCACCAGTTCCTCCACAGGTTCCAGGCTGAATATCTTGGCTTTTACTGACCGATAACCTCAAGTCCACCTCAGGCGTGAGCTTGAGGCGGCGTTCAGATCAGTCGTGTGCATTTGAAGTCCTGCTTCATGCGTGGCATGTCCAGATGTTGGAGACAAGTTCATGGCTTTGCTTGTCTGCTGAGCTCCATGTAGAGCGTGGATTTGAGAAACCGAGGATAGCAGTCTTTCTCCATAAGAGTGTAGATCTTGCTTTGGGCCAGATCAAAGCAAGATGCAGTCGGATGCTCCATGTTCTTTTTCATGATGCTTTTTGTCTCATGGTCGAGATTCACCTGAGGTACAAAGTGATGGAGATGGAATTAGTGAAAAATACTTTTAAGAGTGTTAAAGTAACAATACTACACACATTGTCTTGGTCTTTGGATACATACCTCTTTTGGGGCGTCAGAGTCAATAAACTCCTCATAGATTTTCTTGGCTTTGGAGCACAGCTTGGAGGACGTCTTGGTGTTCTTGTAGTCCTCACAAGCGAGGTAGAACGCAATGTTTTCCTCACTGTGCTCAGACATCAGGAACGCCCGGAACGCACACAACCCATCTGCACGAAGAAGAACAATGTTTAGTTTAGGCCGTAACCCAGAAACGATACGATAACGAAGACCGTGTGGATGTCCATCCAACATGAAGGTTTGCATTCGGTGAGTACTCACCTTTGTGAAAGAGCAGATTCTGAAAGGACACTTTCCACTTGAGCGTGTCCTCCGTCCTCAGCCTATCGCTTTTGTTAGACAGGCCCATGAGATTGATCTCCTGCTTTAGGAGGAAACTTCCCAAGCGTGCCTTCAGCTCTTTGACTCTgtgaaggaggagaaaaaaaaacaatgtttacaTAGAAGACAAAtccaacttaaaaaaaaagtcatcctGCAACTATTTTCTTTAACAATCCTAGTGATGATCCTTTGAATATCTGTACTTGAAAAAACATGAGCGTTAATAAATGCACCCTACCTCTCCAGACAGCTAACTGGCAGCAATTCCAATCCTtggcacatttttctttttctccgcAGGGATCTTACGTTTCTAAGCTGTGTGTTGTATTCTGTGTTTGGATTCTGACAGAAATACAGCAGCACTGCTCTATTTATACAAAAACACTCCAAGGCGTCCTTGTCCTCAGCCAGTACGGACAAAGCAGGAGGAGCTTCGTCCTCCAGAGCTCGGCTGTGATTCATTTCCAGTAGACGGCACTGGCTCCGTGGTTCAAGGGAAAGAAGGGTGGGGGgggaataaataatgaaaaaaaaaagtaattaggCTCAGCAAATGTACTGACGCAGGACAAATGGCTGAAAGGCAGATGCAGGAggaaaacattattaataagaGAATTCAAAGGAAAACTGATTAACtacattttgctttattttgcgTAAAAAAACGAATCTGTAgtgcaaatgaaaagaaaaacaaaacacggaTTTATTCCCTGAGAGATTCGCTTTTGTAAATGAGGCTAAGATTAACAGATTAGATTAGCAGATGTAAAGAAAAGACAAGATGAGAGGAAAGATTTGCAGGAATACTATTGCTAATGGATCTTGATTCGGTGGAAATTTCTACAGAAACTCTGctaatgaaattaaaagcaGCTTTCATTATAAAACTGGTGGCTTATTGATTAAATAAGCAGGATGTTGTGTCCCAGAGGTTGTAACAAGCTACATCACTGCTCAGAGCTGTAATTAGATTAGACATTTTTTTCAGGGGAAAGGTGTAAaggacattttgttttttagcacatttattgttttttcctATTTGCCTCACACACTATTCACTATTCTGCAGAATCACAATTAACTGTTGCAGACAGGAAACCAGCACTTTAGATAAATAACGAGCCACATCGCATGAGCTTTACATGCAGAGTTCGTTTTTACGAACCAAAATTTGTAATCCGTCAGGAAATTTTTGTGCTTTcgtcctttcttttttctatttctttgtttttctttgaattcagtgaaattgcaagcacaggacTCTTCTTTTCAACTCCtagcagtgaagacacatatcTAAATACTTTCTATGGTAGCTGCACTCATGTTTCGTGACGCCCACGTTCGCGGATAATTTGTGatcgtttttcttttctttttttttttttaaaaaagttgcaATTGCAAAAATCAGGAAATCCTGAAGGGATTTGTGTGTGGCTGTGGCATGAAAACATTTAGAGATaacattagagataaatataaatttaagtttaatctcctgagacccgtatgttactgttgtgtacattacaatttctactgactgtttctcttaattcgtagctgataactataaatttaatcaaTGTTTTCAAAGAAGCAGTTTGGCAAAAGAATTATACCTaacagtcctcatataaggttggtacaataaatatatatagacaatgaagttgtgagaaaatgttatgtcatCATATGAGGACGTTTGggtctcattcattcattcattcatcttctaccgtttatccgaactacctcgggtcacggggagcctgtgcctatctcaggcgtcatcgggcatcaaggcaggatacaccctggacggagtgccaacccatcgcagggcacacacacactctctcattcactcacgcaatcacacactacggacaattttccagagatgccaatcaacctaccatgcatgtctttggaccgggggaggaaaccggagtacccggaggaaaccccggaggcacagggagaacatgcaaactccacacacacaaggcggaggtgggaatcgaacccccaaccctggaggtgtgaggcgaacgtgataaccactaagccaccggttAAAATTTAGAATTGATCTAGTGAATTTatgctacatactgtacatacatacaatcgGATGTTGATACATACAATGATGGATAGTTCGGATAGGAACTGAAGTATATAAGAGCACGGAAATGCTTTAGGGACGTGCTGTTATTAGAAGATAATCTTCTTTGGTGTTGTAACAGCAgcgttgattatttttctgtttgttaaaCATTGATATAAGCTAAAATACAGTATGACAACAGCACCAAGTTTAAATCttcttgatgatgatgatggatgctctgctctttatctttcttatattcttctttttctaacatatactgtacagtaaatgcAGTTAGCCATTAAATGGCTTCTACAGTAGTTCATACCTTTGAATAGggattttattattacaggATGACTCTCAGGAGGATTCTGATTGAACAATGAATGATATAACAAAAGGCTTATTTCTCATAGGCTGCATAAAGCTCCTCTATTTATGGAGTCACGCTTCCTGTAAAGCGTGACCCATACTATAGCATGGCTTCAGGAAAGGCGACGTCTCGACTGAAAGacgagggaaaaaaaagaggtaaGGAACAGGATTCAGGAAGCGGCGGCTGACTCGGCTGACTCAGGGTTCCTTAGAAGGGTGTAGAGGAAATTCTCCAACGCTGCTGTTGGCTCTGAATTTGCATCCACAGTCTCCTGAGTTTATGTTTCACGGTTCAATGTCTGATTCAATCTTCACTCATTTTAGATCCCCTGCTACAGgactacatacagtaaatacattaaCATGATGAGAAAAATCATTTCGGAATGCTTGGACCTTGatttgtttgaattttaaaataaaaactttcatcaaataattttttttgacgGTTAAATTGCATCCCATCGTGCTTTAGAATTCTCAGTGgatatttattttctactgaTTacgatacatttacatttaaagcgtttagcagacacccttatgcagagtgatttacatctcattttatacacctgagcaattgtgGATTAAggcccttgctcaggggcccggcagtggcagcttggtagacctgagattcaaactcacaaccttctgattggcaGCCCAGCACATTAAccaataggctaccacatccctgtttATATAGCAATGATTCATTTATAAGGATCAGGATCGATATCTATTTAACAAttaaccccccaccccccaggGAATAACTTtaactctaataataataactttatttttctataacttACACGATAGTATGAAAGTGTTTTCATATCCcatgttttcattttccttCAAAACGGATTGTTTGATCATTTTATAATACTGTCGAAACAAGGCATCTTTCCGTCTCTAACCCGCAGAAGCTCCTTCATATAAAAGTGGCTTTAAATGTAATAAGATCACTCCAACAAGCAGCTTCATCAAATTACACCAAAAGGGCGTGCTGTTATCGGAAAATACAGTACAGGGTGGTGTGAGGCAAGTCGGACATGAAGTGGATTGTTTCCTGAatgttcacaaaaaaaatcctcaatTTTCTAATTCATCTGTAGTTGGGATTTTATTGGtcactttattaaaaatcattgCTCATTTTGAGTGTTTCTACTGtagaaaaaaatctgcaaaGATTGCGTTCCATTGTCGCCGTAAATAACTGATTTCTTACGAAAATTTCGATAGCATAATGCagaaaatctataaataaaaaaaaacccgacACAATTTAAATGACCTCAAGCACAAATTCCCACTCTTTATTCATGAGCGTCCAAACAAATCAGCATTTAATGTGTGCCGACGATGTTCCAATCGTTCTTCACTCAGCTCAGCAGGTGAGGTATGTAATTGACTGAAATGTCTGCAGATGCTTTATTGGATGAGTGCGAATGTTGGACGCAATGACCTTGAAAGCCAAACGCCggtttagtgtttttatttatttatttatttttattatttttttggaaagcGTGATGCCGgatgtgtggtggtgtgtgcaGCCTTGAGCAAAtccatcagaaaaaaaaaaataaaattggaaaACGGAGGCACAATATATTTCTTTCTCATAAAGGTCATTATTAAGGTTTTATTATTGCGGAATGCAGAAATCACACGAAATCACACGAAATCTATAATCTGACAAcaatttgggggaaaaaaagcaactataaaagcttcttgatttgatttgacttgacaTACACAGGGACTTTGTTTGGGGTTGATGCTCTGTATAAACAAGTGTGAACGATATGGTCAGGTTTTCTATACGTCTTTAGTATTTCAGAGTTTTGCATATCGttataacatgacaagctgcgaaataaacaaaaaaaaaaaccttcaagaaaagaaaaataaaggctgGTGAGCGAACGACTTTCTAATACCTGCTATAACGTATGTGGTAatagcattaaatgtaactatcagggttcccacgcatcctggaaaacctggaaatcctggaaaattaatgaccaatcttccagtcctggaaaatcttgttgtcctggaaaattattatttttaaatgttcttgatcatttaaagaacagtttacaaccggtcgaaacaattaacgttagtaacaggaagcgctctgttcagggacgctgagttttgacgggttttttgttatgctgtttaatctcgctgtgacggatgacgctgtcttgtgttggcggtttcagctgctaggaatggtttaagtgctcgaatgttttcagcaaatggtgacgggtaagcaggttatattaaccttgttaatgtgaatatcatgtgcaaggggaatgcacagcaaactaaagcatgcatgacagcattggcctgagaaaggagagggtattaatatgtgcggtctttttattttataaatgttgaaatttcattcacatggcAAATTGTCAAAGTATAGTTAaataatagccataaagtgtacgctgtttttaagacttctggagagaagaacatattactttaggctgtgaatctgtgatccttgtcttttttttgctaaatttgaaatgtcctggaaaatgatctctgaaaaagagcgGGAACCCtgaactataaacggataaaagataaaagtggGTGTCCTTTAATAGATAAAACATTGTAAGTACTGACAAGAGGAACAAGACTTCAGAATGTTCTGgtattggaaaataatccacttcatCTGTCAAGTTCTGGAAGTTTTACACTGAACTTGGACACAATTTCTTGACCTACTTTATTTATATCAGATTATGATTCTCCCAGCAAACATTGCATTTACAccaacaaacatacaaatgtcATCTTTTATATCATTCCAGCGGTGATACAGAGACAAGTGACCCACTTcgttttagatatttatttgatttcaaaAGTACACTTATATCATTCTGGCCtagataacaaacaaacaaacaaacaaacaaaaaaaatcatttttaattgaacaaacattaaaattttTGTGTGGgtgtaatattaaattaaaacgaTTTATGAGTTATTAACATTGATTTCAAAAATTTCataattaaagcaaacaaacaaacaaacaaataaataaattaattaaatatttttctaaagtCTTTaatttcagacaaaaaaaaaagattattaatatattttttaatgtattttttttcacacagcattaaataaacacatgatcACAGAGACGAATATTCCAGctcattactgtttttttttttttaaatagtttttttaattgaaatatttattgtgGGTTCGAATAACATAGTCAGTGTTCAATCAGGAACGAGGTCGTTCACGTATTTTGAACTGCAAAGACAAATTGCATCCTTTGAAAGACAAACAGATCTGAGTCTTTTTGTCCTATAATTGGCTTTTTTCTAGGTCAGAATTGTGTAACAGTTCGTACTCGGGGACAATGACGGAGACTAAACACGCCTGTTACGTGAGCTGAAGAAGACACGGTGAACGATACACCACGTTTTCTTTTAGCTTCACGCCACAATTCGATCATGATCTAAAAACGCCCAC includes these proteins:
- the rgs5b gene encoding regulator of G-protein signaling 5b, which gives rise to MCQGLELLPVSCLERVKELKARLGSFLLKQEINLMGLSNKSDRLRTEDTLKWKVSFQNLLFHKDGLCAFRAFLMSEHSEENIAFYLACEDYKNTKTSSKLCSKAKKIYEEFIDSDAPKEVNLDHETKSIMKKNMEHPTASCFDLAQSKIYTLMEKDCYPRFLKSTLYMELSRQAKP